From the genome of Streptomyces sp. NBC_00659, one region includes:
- a CDS encoding response regulator transcription factor yields MTSVLIVDDQPLQRLGFRMLLESTPDTSVVGEASHGADAVRRAAELRPDVILMDVRMPGMDGIEATRRVVASGGRSRVLILTTFDLDEYAYAALRAGASGFLLKDAHPEELLAGIRAVAAGDAVIAPALTRRLLDAYARHLPHDPSAARPQDDPRLHALTEREYEIFVAIGEGWSNSEIAGRLVVAESTVKTHVGRVLSKVGVRDRVQAVILAYDLGVVRPNPPD; encoded by the coding sequence GTGACCAGCGTGCTCATCGTCGACGACCAGCCGCTGCAACGCCTGGGCTTCCGCATGCTCCTGGAGAGCACGCCGGACACCTCTGTCGTCGGCGAGGCGTCCCACGGCGCCGACGCCGTCCGCAGGGCCGCCGAACTGCGCCCGGACGTGATCCTCATGGACGTACGGATGCCCGGGATGGACGGCATCGAGGCCACCCGCCGGGTCGTCGCCTCCGGTGGCCGCTCCCGGGTACTGATCCTGACCACGTTCGACCTGGACGAGTACGCCTACGCCGCACTGCGCGCGGGAGCCAGCGGGTTCCTCCTCAAGGACGCCCATCCGGAGGAACTGCTCGCCGGGATCCGGGCGGTCGCCGCGGGGGACGCGGTGATCGCCCCCGCGCTGACCCGGCGTCTCCTGGACGCCTATGCCCGGCACCTCCCGCACGATCCGTCGGCTGCGAGGCCGCAGGACGACCCTCGCCTGCACGCCCTCACCGAGCGCGAGTACGAGATCTTCGTCGCCATCGGCGAGGGCTGGAGCAACAGCGAGATCGCCGGCCGCCTCGTCGTGGCGGAGTCGACGGTGAAGACGCACGTCGGCCGCGTCCTGTCGAAGGTGGGCGTCCGCGACCGCGTCCAGGCGGTCATCCTCGCCTACGACCTCGGTGTCGTCCGGCCGAACCCGCCCGACTGA
- a CDS encoding ABC transporter ATP-binding protein: MIEAHQLTKRYGEKTAVDRLDFVVKPGTVTGFLGPNGAGKSTTMRMIVGLDAPSGGSVTVNGKHYAQHTAPLQEVGALLEAKSIHPGRSAFDHLMAQAYTHGIPRRRVEEVIELTGLQTVAKKRAGAFSLGMGQRLGIAAALLGDPATIMLDEPVNGLDPEGVLWIRNLLTGLAADGRTVFVSSHLMSEMALVADHLIVVGRGRLLADTTVRELVQQAGGDTVTVATDQAARLREVLAGPGVEITGTAGSEELQVTGLTPRAIGLKAAEHGIPLFELSSRTVSLEEAFMDLTRDAVEYHASATVETSGRAA, encoded by the coding sequence ATGATCGAGGCACATCAGCTGACGAAGCGGTACGGCGAGAAGACGGCGGTGGACCGGCTGGACTTCGTGGTGAAGCCCGGCACCGTCACCGGCTTCCTGGGCCCCAACGGCGCGGGAAAGTCCACGACCATGCGCATGATCGTCGGCCTGGACGCGCCTTCCGGCGGCAGCGTCACGGTCAACGGCAAGCACTACGCCCAGCACACCGCGCCGCTCCAGGAAGTCGGCGCGCTGCTCGAGGCCAAGTCGATCCACCCGGGCCGGTCCGCCTTCGACCACCTCATGGCCCAGGCCTACACCCACGGCATTCCGCGCCGCCGGGTGGAGGAGGTCATCGAGCTGACCGGCCTCCAGACGGTGGCCAAGAAGCGCGCGGGCGCCTTCTCCCTCGGCATGGGCCAGCGCCTCGGCATCGCCGCGGCACTCCTCGGCGACCCGGCCACCATCATGCTCGACGAACCGGTCAACGGACTGGACCCCGAGGGCGTGCTGTGGATCCGCAATCTGCTCACCGGCCTCGCGGCGGACGGCCGTACGGTGTTCGTCTCCTCGCACCTGATGAGCGAGATGGCCCTGGTCGCCGACCACCTGATCGTCGTAGGGCGTGGACGCCTGCTGGCGGACACCACCGTGCGGGAGCTGGTCCAGCAAGCCGGCGGTGACACGGTCACCGTGGCCACCGACCAGGCGGCCCGGCTGCGCGAGGTGCTGGCCGGTCCCGGTGTCGAAATCACCGGCACGGCCGGATCCGAAGAGCTTCAGGTGACGGGGCTGACCCCGCGGGCGATCGGTCTCAAGGCCGCCGAGCACGGCATCCCGCTGTTCGAGCTCAGCTCCCGGACCGTCTCTCTCGAAGAGGCTTTCATGGATCTGACCCGCGACGCTGTCGAGTACCACGCCAGCGCCACCGTCGAGACCTCTGGGAGGGCGGCATGA
- a CDS encoding OsmC family protein translates to MTDDKLRSVTVERTGTGHFTATNTRGGTIAFGTGSGPGGEDEFTPVELLLAAIGGCTAADVDVATGRHAEPTRFTLTVTGDKISDELGNRMTSLAVTFSVAFPDGESGDRARAILPRAVKTSHDRLCTVSRTIEAGTPVAVTVADA, encoded by the coding sequence ATGACTGACGACAAGCTGCGCAGCGTCACCGTCGAGCGGACCGGCACCGGACACTTCACCGCGACGAACACGCGGGGCGGGACGATCGCCTTCGGTACCGGTTCCGGACCCGGCGGGGAGGACGAGTTCACCCCGGTCGAACTGCTGCTCGCGGCCATCGGCGGCTGCACCGCGGCCGATGTCGATGTCGCGACCGGCCGCCATGCGGAGCCCACGCGGTTCACCCTGACGGTGACCGGCGACAAGATCAGCGACGAGCTCGGAAACCGGATGACCAGCCTCGCGGTCACCTTCTCGGTGGCGTTCCCGGACGGCGAGAGCGGCGACCGCGCCCGTGCCATCCTCCCCCGCGCCGTCAAGACCTCGCACGACCGGCTCTGCACGGTCAGCCGCACGATCGAGGCCGGCACCCCCGTCGCCGTGACGGTCGCCGACGCCTGA
- a CDS encoding Ppx/GppA phosphatase family protein, with protein MVNTVRQAGVLDVGCHSALLTVARRRAGVAMEEVLSRKVRLQLHETLDATGRLDKSGVRSVQRAVAETLAESRGALPEVYAFATSVIRDAPNRDEVLAQVASATGTRLRVMSGEEEARLAYVAARHWAGERAGSLLVLDIGGGTVEVASGSSRQPRTTHSLPLGARTVTRAWKLDEAVSSKRRLAEVRDHLSDRLAEVADLPRADPDGRVLACSKTFTQLARYTTAGSDRSRTPQRLTLDEVRAAVGVLARNGSAGRGRLPGISRHRAGQSLAGALVAEALMEACRATSVEVSPWSTREGLLLERLGALRAKGSTPR; from the coding sequence GTGGTTAACACAGTGCGTCAGGCAGGTGTACTAGACGTCGGGTGTCACAGCGCTCTGCTCACCGTGGCGCGGCGCCGCGCCGGAGTCGCCATGGAGGAGGTGCTGTCCCGAAAGGTACGGCTCCAGTTGCACGAGACACTGGACGCCACGGGACGGCTGGACAAATCGGGCGTACGGAGCGTGCAGCGGGCCGTGGCCGAAACGCTCGCCGAGAGCCGGGGAGCCCTGCCGGAGGTGTACGCGTTCGCCACGTCGGTGATTCGCGACGCGCCCAACCGCGACGAGGTCCTCGCCCAGGTGGCCAGCGCGACCGGCACCCGGCTGCGGGTGATGTCCGGCGAGGAGGAGGCCCGCCTGGCCTACGTGGCCGCACGGCACTGGGCGGGCGAACGGGCCGGCTCCCTGCTGGTGCTCGACATCGGCGGCGGGACCGTGGAGGTCGCGTCCGGATCGTCCAGGCAACCCCGGACGACCCATTCCCTGCCGCTGGGCGCCCGCACGGTCACCCGCGCCTGGAAGCTGGACGAGGCCGTGTCCTCGAAGCGACGGCTCGCCGAGGTCCGCGACCATCTGAGCGACCGGCTCGCCGAGGTGGCCGACCTGCCGCGCGCCGATCCCGACGGACGCGTGCTCGCCTGCTCCAAGACCTTCACCCAGCTCGCCCGCTACACCACCGCCGGCAGCGACCGCTCCCGGACCCCGCAGCGGCTGACCCTCGACGAGGTACGGGCCGCGGTGGGCGTTCTCGCCAGGAACGGGTCCGCGGGCCGCGGCCGTCTGCCCGGCATCTCACGGCACCGGGCCGGACAGTCCCTGGCCGGGGCGCTGGTCGCGGAAGCGCTGATGGAGGCCTGCCGGGCCACGAGTGTGGAGGTCTCGCCCTGGTCCACCCGGGAGGGTCTGCTCCTGGAACGCCTCGGGGCCCTGCGCGCCAAGGGCTCCACCCCGCGCTGA
- a CDS encoding ABC transporter permease has translation MSTVTVTDSPTTGPVRAARPTYKVTGRRVLRSEWAKLWSLRSTWITLGLGLLFLVAFGVIAAAHYKSELNSGRPLHRDDVAATALSLSVFGTNFAQLALGVLGVLITAGEYSTGMIRSTLAAVPRRLPVLWSKASVFGLVALVVATVGVFVAFTIDSGIVSGTPAALTLSHSGVVRSLLGAGLYLGLVGVIGTALGALLRSVAGGISVLVASLMLVPGLVSLLPSSWQDNISPYLPSSAGESMFALTHDSTTLSPTAGLVVFLGWTVLALAGAAYRLVRTDA, from the coding sequence ATGAGCACCGTCACCGTCACCGACAGTCCCACGACCGGTCCCGTACGGGCGGCCCGTCCGACATACAAGGTCACCGGGCGCCGGGTGCTGCGCTCCGAGTGGGCGAAGCTGTGGTCGCTGCGCTCCACCTGGATCACCCTCGGCCTCGGGCTGCTGTTCCTCGTCGCGTTCGGCGTGATCGCCGCCGCGCACTACAAGTCCGAGCTCAACTCCGGGCGCCCCCTGCACCGGGACGACGTCGCGGCCACCGCGCTCAGCCTCTCCGTGTTCGGCACGAACTTCGCGCAGCTGGCGCTCGGTGTGCTGGGAGTGCTGATCACCGCCGGCGAGTACTCGACGGGAATGATCCGTTCCACGCTGGCGGCGGTGCCGCGCCGGCTGCCGGTGCTGTGGTCCAAGGCCTCGGTGTTCGGCCTGGTCGCCCTCGTCGTCGCCACCGTCGGCGTCTTCGTCGCCTTCACGATCGACAGCGGCATCGTCTCCGGCACGCCCGCGGCCCTCACCCTGTCCCACTCCGGCGTGGTCCGCAGCCTGCTGGGCGCGGGCCTCTACCTCGGTCTGGTCGGCGTGATCGGCACCGCCCTGGGCGCTCTGCTCCGCTCGGTCGCCGGCGGCATCTCGGTCCTGGTCGCCTCGCTGATGCTGGTGCCCGGTCTGGTCTCGCTGCTGCCCAGCTCGTGGCAGGACAACATCAGCCCCTACCTGCCGAGCAGCGCGGGCGAGTCGATGTTCGCGCTGACCCACGACTCCACCACCTTGTCGCCCACCGCCGGGCTCGTGGTCTTCCTCGGCTGGACCGTGCTCGCGCTGGCGGGCGCCGCCTACCGTCTCGTCCGCACGGACGCCTGA
- a CDS encoding HAD family hydrolase yields MLASWKDGPAKRAILDFVHAATTPGAAFVEVGDRIATFDNDGTLWVEQPLPPQFDFVFRRWEKEAKADPQLAARQPYKALIEQDQAFFEGLATQEPQVVSTLVEAFARSWAGTTPEEFDAQVRDWTRTVKQPKLGVPYVELVYRPMLELFDLLHENRFRVFVCSGGGRDFMRVFAEETWGIPKENVIGSAAAYTYADGKLTRSHELLGDLDLGSGKPEHIFAHTGRLPVLAGGNADVDIEMLQSARFALLVNHDDEQREFSYTKGAQASLAKAEELGWTVVSMKNDWTTVF; encoded by the coding sequence ATGCTGGCGAGCTGGAAGGACGGCCCTGCCAAGCGGGCGATCTTGGACTTCGTTCACGCGGCGACGACGCCGGGGGCGGCGTTCGTCGAGGTGGGCGACCGGATCGCCACGTTCGACAACGACGGCACGCTGTGGGTCGAGCAGCCGCTGCCTCCGCAGTTCGACTTCGTGTTCCGCAGGTGGGAGAAGGAGGCGAAGGCCGACCCACAGCTCGCCGCCCGGCAGCCGTACAAGGCGCTGATCGAACAGGACCAGGCGTTCTTCGAGGGTCTGGCGACTCAGGAACCGCAGGTGGTGTCGACCCTGGTGGAGGCGTTCGCCCGCTCGTGGGCCGGCACGACGCCGGAGGAGTTCGACGCGCAGGTGCGCGACTGGACGAGGACGGTGAAGCAGCCGAAGCTCGGCGTCCCCTACGTCGAGCTGGTCTACCGCCCGATGCTGGAACTGTTCGACCTCCTGCACGAGAACCGGTTCCGGGTGTTCGTGTGCTCGGGCGGCGGCCGCGACTTCATGCGCGTCTTCGCGGAGGAGACCTGGGGGATCCCCAAGGAGAACGTCATCGGCTCTGCGGCCGCGTACACCTACGCCGACGGGAAGCTCACCCGCTCCCATGAGCTCCTCGGCGACCTGGACCTGGGCTCGGGCAAGCCCGAGCACATCTTCGCCCACACCGGCCGGCTGCCCGTCCTCGCCGGCGGAAACGCCGACGTGGACATCGAGATGCTCCAGAGCGCCCGGTTCGCGCTGCTCGTCAACCACGACGACGAACAGCGCGAGTTCTCGTACACCAAGGGCGCCCAGGCTTCGCTCGCGAAGGCCGAGGAGCTCGGCTGGACGGTCGTGAGCATGAAGAACGACTGGACCACCGTGTTCTGA
- a CDS encoding ATP-binding protein yields MGQQVSEAGQQEQRGALIEASVAYDGDSTCIAQARAFTRDFLTRVQAVAGLPVSGRVMGMVPLVVSELVTNAVKYAGGPCLLSLEVDQGAVRATVWDSDPTLPVARAADAGRVGQHGLEIVMAVCHAFEAHREPVGKRITAVVALADTPDSDMSRSAI; encoded by the coding sequence ATGGGTCAGCAGGTGAGCGAAGCGGGACAGCAGGAACAGCGGGGTGCACTCATCGAGGCCTCAGTCGCGTACGACGGTGACTCCACGTGCATCGCTCAGGCGCGGGCGTTCACCCGCGACTTCCTGACACGGGTGCAGGCGGTCGCCGGACTGCCCGTCTCCGGACGGGTGATGGGCATGGTCCCCCTGGTCGTCAGCGAGCTGGTGACCAACGCGGTCAAGTACGCGGGCGGACCCTGCCTGTTGTCGCTGGAGGTCGACCAGGGCGCCGTCCGGGCGACCGTGTGGGACTCCGACCCGACCCTTCCGGTGGCACGCGCGGCCGACGCGGGCCGCGTCGGCCAGCACGGACTGGAGATCGTCATGGCCGTGTGCCATGCCTTCGAGGCGCACCGGGAACCCGTCGGCAAACGGATCACCGCCGTGGTGGCGTTGGCCGACACGCCGGACAGTGACATGAGCCGCTCCGCCATCTGA
- a CDS encoding sensor histidine kinase, with protein MNADDTALPEPADDRPFAEADLPWNHPLARALSRLGRRLKQGDRSRPWILDSVVTAVVALLFCLPDLVHDGDGRHHPFDTEFTHLDLPGTLALQAGLVLPLLWRRRRPSLSFGVIIAVFILQLALGVWLRADVAVLIALYSLVLHGELRRLPLACAVTAGALGLVAVRLPPEVHVLDALFFLFSTITAAVALGLAVRIRRGQLAVLRDRATRLEVERDQRSRLAAAAERTRMAREMHDIVGHNLSVIITLADGGAYANDLAPERGKQALLLIGDTGRQALGELRRMLGVLREQPATPSAPELSPQPGIGDIDALCERIRAAGPVVVHRSSGELRTLDRGVQLAVYRIVQEALTNALKHGGPGTRVDLAVGVEEALLHIDVHDTGPGNGSVRSRPHDDEGHGIPGMRERAALYDGTVVAGPGPDGGWTLRATLDLTPPAGTGLAPPAVTGGAA; from the coding sequence ATGAACGCCGACGACACCGCCCTGCCCGAACCGGCGGACGACCGTCCTTTCGCCGAGGCAGACCTGCCGTGGAACCACCCGCTGGCCCGTGCGCTGTCCCGTCTCGGCCGTCGGCTCAAGCAGGGTGACCGCAGCCGTCCATGGATCCTCGACTCCGTGGTGACGGCGGTCGTCGCGCTGCTGTTCTGCCTGCCGGACCTGGTGCACGACGGGGACGGCCGGCACCATCCGTTCGACACCGAGTTCACCCACCTGGACCTGCCGGGGACGCTCGCGCTGCAGGCCGGACTGGTGCTCCCGCTGCTGTGGCGGCGCAGAAGGCCCTCGCTCTCCTTCGGGGTGATCATCGCGGTGTTCATCCTCCAGCTGGCGCTGGGGGTGTGGCTGCGCGCCGACGTCGCCGTGCTGATCGCCCTCTACAGCCTGGTCCTGCACGGCGAGCTGCGGCGGCTCCCCCTGGCCTGCGCGGTCACGGCCGGCGCGCTGGGGCTGGTCGCCGTGCGCCTGCCGCCCGAAGTACATGTCCTGGACGCGCTGTTCTTCCTCTTCAGCACGATAACCGCGGCCGTCGCGCTCGGACTGGCCGTCCGGATCCGGCGCGGCCAGCTCGCCGTCCTGCGGGACCGCGCGACCCGGCTGGAGGTCGAGCGCGACCAGCGCAGCCGACTGGCCGCCGCCGCCGAACGCACCCGCATGGCCCGCGAGATGCACGACATCGTCGGCCACAACCTCTCCGTCATCATCACCCTGGCCGACGGCGGCGCGTACGCGAACGACCTCGCGCCGGAACGTGGGAAGCAGGCCCTGCTGCTCATCGGTGACACCGGACGGCAGGCGCTCGGCGAACTGCGCCGCATGCTCGGCGTGCTGCGCGAGCAGCCCGCGACTCCCAGCGCGCCCGAGCTGAGTCCCCAGCCGGGGATCGGGGACATCGACGCCCTGTGCGAGCGGATCCGGGCCGCCGGTCCGGTGGTCGTGCACCGCAGCAGCGGCGAACTGCGCACTCTGGACCGCGGTGTCCAGCTCGCCGTGTACCGCATCGTCCAGGAGGCTCTCACCAACGCCCTCAAGCACGGAGGCCCGGGGACACGCGTCGATCTCGCGGTGGGCGTCGAGGAAGCGCTGCTGCACATCGACGTCCACGACACCGGCCCGGGCAACGGCAGCGTGCGCTCCCGGCCGCACGACGACGAAGGGCACGGCATCCCCGGCATGAGAGAACGCGCGGCCCTCTACGACGGAACGGTCGTCGCGGGGCCCGGCCCCGACGGCGGGTGGACGCTGCGGGCCACCCTCGATCTCACCCCTCCGGCCGGGACCGGCCTCGCTCCGCCGGCCGTCACGGGCGGTGCCGCGTGA